A genomic region of Zea mays cultivar B73 chromosome 6, Zm-B73-REFERENCE-NAM-5.0, whole genome shotgun sequence contains the following coding sequences:
- the LOC100273829 gene encoding uncharacterized protein LOC100273829 → MDSAVLSLTCAGLGASQEDEDGAVIGYAKSDHCLDNLKDLQRFLRRDDPQRREVFKQVCKWKIASRDLVPIIENYQADRNLVITAMKVLVFLTMPVEPSSEDVAQQIEYLWDLKAALTRNVAVTVIVSLLEDPLDRLERTLFSEDDWKLVQLVLTLFRNVLAIQEITLTQKASGEATHLLFLSDNFLELMFQENVMDIILVLTQHIDEPSGYLKEENLLLMEIYHYLFLGRDPGLIARASNKGLKDRVNGDIVSSVDSLRLMMEEEERKKRMFRQLNSEHSSLSGTFTCFSVDGSKSLCKGNPSSASANSLLKIRNVQRGPQKRIAWDNELLYVPKEGITEMLRSFMDQFLSGAYNILMQSVCGDIMDEHHSIEKSDITTFFKVARFVLAFQHEKASNDQKSAKGIQPSGVSPSNEPDDNLPFHGDICGPVAATLNEDMFNIVISRWRETYEALKETNDYKTLSAAGSLMKNMIDMIYLVLKVLPEDSRESQTARVLLYKLFYDQTEHGLTQFLLNLFRSFDSHKQPKSDLVDLLETIHIMLQLMEKLQARGALRVAKKTKKVRRKKSTNDKKENSEPKVDNAEPNDANPTDGTKCSPETLPDLRSEGPALESSPSEPGKVDTSGAHVLDTLVDTVVNIESTAHAEGDPSCTDSGVMKRNLIEEEGETSDSSVDHQPATSEVDFNVSRLISSLANNSVVQNICWLLKHYKSNSYRTNHYIICMLRRFCEDLELSPMLYQLSLLTTFYDILAEQKLSSSKEYTNIVNFLSKVVRKMLRTIKKQPLLFVDILFWKTRKECHCIDADALLNELKNDVGSKDSEIGSSKGWRDRINIADSLGDDEVDVVIPQAPYDADKDGDLSAGEHTDDFRKSSTKYKRSRLSLSDSEADEIERNHVSRDSVPKVPKRRGRSLFTEEQERLIRDLYEKYKDGPKCSHIIAESLDPSGKISSAQVSRKLTQLGLRNVTRRKKVAGESLSTGDRTIEQQDNSLDDLNPMLGEQNHGSKAKSSRPRRKKLHTASDDHDDTSQRKSSDEDTLQVLKSRSKSKKVPLVDSSLSGSQHQEAQHDPDSDDATIGSMIRSRKKKRLSTSDFEGNVRNHQESSDNTKAKDCSPIISQHEKALQDIYPDDETIGSIIRSVKKKRSVTSNFSANIEAQESLRNINLQDETVVSNIMDASVNHGSDPVNNSDNTVEDELLDDFETELVNNGGNTVEAELLDDFEVELDDHEHTDQRITDDEIMTESGKATNSDAKGRAGLKRRHRMVIDDEDDD, encoded by the exons TGAAAGTATTGGTGTTCCTTACAATGCCTGTGGAGCCCTCGTCTGAGGATGTTGCACAACAGATAGAGTATCTGTGGGATTTGAAGGCTGCACTGACACGCAATGTTGCAGTGACTGTCATTGTGTCTCTTCTTGAGGACCCATTGGATCGTTTGGAAAG AACTTTATTCTCAGAAGATGACTGgaagttagttcagttggtgctTACTTTGTTCCGCAACGTCTTGGCTATTCAAGAAATCACATTGACGCAGAAAGCATCTGGAGAAGCTACCCACTTACTCTTCCTGTCTGATAACTTTTTGGAGCTCATGTTCCAAGAGAATGTGATGGACATAATCTTAGTTTTGACTCAGCATATTGATGAGCCCTCTGGTTACCTTAAGGAGGAAAACCTTCTTTTAATGGAGATTTACCATTATCTCTTCTTAGGCCGAGACCCAGGACTGATTGCCCGAGCTTCTAATAAAGGTTTAAAG GATCGTGTTAACGGAGATATTGTTTCATCAGTTGATTCATTGAGATTGATGATGGAAGAGGAAGAAAGGAAAAAAAGAATGTTCAGGCAATTGAACTCAGAACATAGCTCGCTTAGTGGGACTTTTACGTGCTTTTCTGTG GATGGATCTAAATCATTGTGCAAAGGGAACCCAAGCTCTGCATCTGCTAATAGCCTCTTGAAAATACGTAATGTCCAAAGAGGACCTCAGAAACGGATAGCCTGGGACAATGAACTTCTGTACGTACCAAAGGAGGGTATTACAGAAATGCTTAGAAGCTTCATGGATCAATTTTTATCTGGAGCATACAATA TCCTGATGCAGTCAGTCTGTGGTGATATCATGGATGAGCACCACTCCATTGAGAAATCTGACATAACTACATTCTTCAAAGTTGCTCGGTTTGTTCTAGCTTTTCAACATGAAAAGGCTTCAAATGATCAG AAATCTGCTAAAGGGATTCAACCATCTGGGGTTTCTCCTAGCAATGAACCTGATGATAATCTGCCATTTCATGGTGATATATGTGGACCTGTTGCGGCCACGTTGAATGAAGATATGTTCAATATAGTCATTTCCAGGTGGCGTGAGACGTATGAGGCTCTTAAGGAAACTAACGACTACAAAACTCTTTCAGCAGCTGGGTCTTTAATGAAGAACATG ATTGACATGATATATTTGGTGCTAAAAGTACTCCCTGAAGATTCAAGGGAATCTCAAACAGCTCGTGTTTTGCTCTATAAACTGTTTTATGATCAGACAGAACATGGTCTCACTCAATTTCTGCTGAACTTGTTCAGATCGTTTGATAGTCACAAGCAACCCAAAAG TGATCTAGTGGATTTATTAGAAACAATTCATATCATGCTACAGCTCATGGAAAAGCTTCAAGCACGTGGTGCATTAAGG GTTGCAAAAAAGACAAAAAAGGTCAGAAGAAAGAAGTCCACAAATGATAAAAAGGAGAATTCAGAACCCAAAGTGGATAATGCAGAACCAAACGATGCTAATCCTACAGATGGAACGAAATGCTCACCTGAAACACTTCCAGATTTGAGAAGCGAGGGTCCTGCTTTAGAATCTTCTCCCTCAGAACCTGGAAAAGTAGACACTAGTGGCGCACATGTACTGGATACACTTGTGGACACTGTAGTTAACATTGAGAGTACCGCACATGCTGAAGGTGACCCATCTTGCACAGACAGTGGCGTAATGAAGAGAAATCTCATTGAAGAAGAGGGTGAGACTTCAGATTCTTCAGTTGATCACCAACCTGCTACAAGTGAAGTTGATTTTAATGTTTCTCGGTTAATATCTAGTCTTGCAAACAATTCTGTTGTGCAAAATATTTGCTGGCTGTTGAAGCATTACAAAAGTAACTCCTACCGTACAAACCATTACATAATATGCATGCTACGGAGATTCTGTGAAGACCTAGAGCTGTCACCGATGCTGTATCAG CTATCACTTTTAACAACTTTCTATGATATATTAGCGGAACAAAAGTTGTCTAGTTCAAAGGAGTACACAAACATTGTAAATTTTCTTTCTAAAGTTGTGAGGAAAATGTTGAGAACAATAAAAAAACAGCCACTGCTATTTGTCGACATACTATTTTGGAAGACGCGAAAGGAGTGTCATTGCATTGATGCTGATGCACTACTGAATGAGCTTAAGAATGATGTTGGAAGCAAAGACAGTGAAATTGGTTCAAGTAAGGGGTGGAGAGATCGAATAAATATAGCAGATTCTCTTGGTGACGATGAAGTTGACGTAGTTATACCGCAGGCACCTTATGATGCTGATAA GGATGGAGATCTATCAGCTGGTGAACATACTGATGACTTTAGGAAGAGTAGTACTAAATATAAACGGAGCAGATTGTCACTTTCAGATAGTGAGGCTGATGAAATCGAGAG GAACCATGTATCAAGAGATTCGGTGCCCAAAGTTCCAAAACGACGAGGTCGTTCTCTTTTTACGGAAGAGCAAGAGAGGCTCATAAGAGACCTTTATGAAAA ATATAAGGATGGTCCTAAATGCAGTCATATAATAGCTGAGTCTTTAGACCCCAGCGGGAAGATATCTTCTGCTCAAGTTTCTCGTAAGCTTACACAGTTAGGTCTCAGGAATGTCACAAGGAGAAAAAAGGTTGCAGGTGAATCTCTTTCAACTGGAGATCGGACTATAGAACAACAAGACAACTCGCTTGATGATCTGAACCCCATGCTAGGCGAACAGAACCATGGCTCCAAGGCTAAAAGCTCCAG GCCCAGAAGGAAAAAATTACACACGGCAAGTGATGACCATGATGACACAAGTCAGAGAAAATCATCTGATGAAGACACATTACAAGTACTTAAAAGCAG ATCAAAAAGTAAGAAAGTTCCATTGGTGGATAGTTCACTGAGTGGATCACAGCATCAAGAAGCTCAGCATGACCCAGACTCTGATGATGCGACCATAGGATCCATGATTAG AAGTAGAAAAAAGAAGAGGTTATCCACGTCAGATTTTGAAGGGAATGTACGAAACCATCAAGAATCTTCAGACAACACCAAAGCCAAGGACTGTTCACCGATTATATCCCAACATGAGAAAGCATTGCAAGACATTTATCCTGATGATGAGACCATTGGATCCATCATTAG AAGTGTGAAAAAGAAGAGATCAGTGACATCAAATTTCTCAGCGAATATAGAAGCCCAAGAGTCTTTGAGAAATATTAACCTACAAGATGAAACTGTTGTTTCTAATATCAT GGATGCTTCTGTAAATCATGGGTCTGATCCAGTCAATAACAGTGACAATACTGTTGAAGATGAACTTTTGGATGATTTTGAAACTGAGCTAGTCAATAACGGTGGCAATACTGTTGAAGCTGAACTTTTGGATGATTTTGAAGTTGAGCTAGATGATCATGAGCATACTGACCAAAGGATCACTGATGATGAAATTATGACTGAATCAGGGAAAGCAACAAACTCCGATGCTAAGGGAAGGGCTGGTTTGAAAAGAAGACACAGAATGGTTATTGACGATGAGGATGATGATTAG